In Nicotiana tabacum cultivar K326 chromosome 17, ASM71507v2, whole genome shotgun sequence, one DNA window encodes the following:
- the LOC107764294 gene encoding uncharacterized protein LOC107764294 isoform X3, whose protein sequence is MEVHNHNAAEGPYPIEVHHERLNEMISGGSQDLDSWNSLISEIEKTYHDDRNTICLAFDSFLSKFPLCHWNWRKYAYHEARLCNAEKAVEIFEHAVESTPFSVGLWVDYCTFAMSFFEDPSDIRRLFTKGISLVGKDYFCHVLWDKYMSFELSQEQWGFLALVYVQALRFPTKKLHKYYENDDSGGVQLKELSDATILLSNGEIAQVVKDIQDPSDDSVRLKALYKYKYGGNQLYQEACQLENKIRCFESNIQRRYFQATPLDSDELKNWHDYLDFIEKQEDFDWALKLYERCLISCANYPEFWMRYVDFVETKGGRELAMFALERATQVFSKNVPEIHLFTARYMEQIGDPDGARASFPPIIIDWESYFIQNVTNRANMEKRLGNCSAACDIYERAIKMAVEEQKLQCLPMLYISYYRLKHMITASVEAARDVIIDGIKRIPGCKLLYEELIRFSMAHEGTKQLSIVDSVIANAISLVSDVSQGLDIKDRESISVLFLELVDLCGSISEINMAWSRHIKLFPHFIRTNASSSLNSFTEQRRNISYVLVNQPSKGPSSGHLIQLSKGEEAHLLPLKDGKRPDQLSAEPSLAVDNDKGTTGKQEQLSSKMEDLSGGDGSGKNELSLKPVDKSKDDSSMPMELSHDPSQQRREDLPGPMDFSYESVPQSGDDASKSPGPVLDFKESSGPLSVLEASENIHQDQDVEHEQLPMPVSLENLSLVSEKKESQGFASMHSDGLGSGERIPSSSTGRPQDPILDGDGPASCSSPATCLFSTTAETHPGPVTAESSQQINDIVAVPECGSSKVPAGYDQQQELQRAASQEPHLLNSQGDPQIQQVLEKATMQCQSGTSQGNISGNQCWPLNNMPQQISMSGHHPQVSSSPVSYSQPSTPQHSVHNSQQIGPNPHHEALNQTSQDISLSENHPQVSSSHVSYSQPSTPHHSAQNSQQIGPSHHQEASSQTSQHHYQQQHLLHGQYQQQLLIQQQQHLLHGQYQQQLLIQQQQQTLLSQQQQYFQKIQPLPQQQFLLHQLQYLPQSQQVWQQQVQQMQPHEPQQTQEHYPQAQEQQLQQYRQSQELAYQMQQHGYQLLLHQYQVRQQGYQSMQQQQWQQQGHFQLQEYSHLQQQQYHHLEQQTDEEYNQTHQDQQVAVQHSSGTPPESESPEISRQPHSVERSRYSVSPYRRAPAHGISPSHSNGTLASEASPFSRTNSSREK, encoded by the exons TTCATCATGAAAGACTTAACGAGATGATTTCTGGAGGGTCACAAGACCTTGATTCTTGGAACTCACTGATATCAGAGATTGAGAAAACCTACCAT GATGACAGAAATACAATTTGTTTGGCTTTTGACTCCTTTTTGTCTAAGTTTCCACTGTGCCACTGGAATTGGAGAAAATATGCTTATCACGAGGCACGGCTGTGTAATGCTGAAAAAGCTGTTGAAATCTTTGAGCATGCTGTGGAATCAACACCATTTTCTGTTGGTCTGTGGGTTGACTATTGTACCTTTGCCATGAGTTTCTTCGAGGATCCATCTGACATTCGTAG GTTGTTTACCAAAGGAATCTCCCTTGTTGGGAAGGACTACTTCTGTCATGTGTTATGGGACAAGTATATGTCCTTTGAGTTATCGCAGGAGCAGTGGGGTTTCCTTGCTCTTGTTTATGTACAGGCTCTACGCTTCCCCACAAAGAAGTTGCATAAGTACTATGAGAA TGATGACAGCGGCGGGGTACAACTAAAAGAGCTTTCAGATGCAACAATTCTGTTATCAAATGGAGAAATTGCTCAAGTTGTTAAGGACATCCAGGATCCTAGTGATGATTCAGTCAGGTTGAAAGCGCTGTATAAGTACAAATACGGTGGAAATCAGCTATACCAAGAAGCATGCCAACTAGAGAACAAAATTAGATGTTTTGAATCAAACATCCAGAGGCGATATTTCCAGGCAACTCCTCTTGACAGCGATGAGCTGAAGAACTGGCATGATTATCTCGACTTCATCGAAAAGCAAGAAGATTTTGATTGG GCCCTAAAACTTTATGAGAGGTGCTTGATATCCTGTGCCAACTACCCTGAGTTCTGGATGCGTTATGTGGATTTCGTGGAGACTAAGGGAGGACGGGAGCTAGCAATGTTTGCTTTAGAACGAGCAACACAAGTTTTCTCGAAG AATGTTCCAGAAATCCATCTTTTTACTGCCAGATATATGGAGCAAATTGGGGATCCAGATGGTGCTCGCGCTTCCTTTCCTCCTATTATTATAGATTGGGAGTCCTATTTCATTCAAAATGTTACTAATCGAGCAAATATGGAAAAACGTCTG GGGAATTGCTCAGCTGCTTGTGATATTTACGAAAGAGCAATTAAAATGGCAGTGGAGGAGCAGAAATTGCAATGCCTTCCTATGCTATACATTTCTTATTATCGTCTCAAACACATG ATCACTGCTAGTGTGGAGGCTGCGAGAGATGTAATAATTGATGGAATAAAGCGTATCCCTGGTTGCAAACTTCTTTATGAG GAATTGATAAGATTCTCAATGGCACATGAAGGAACTAAGCAATTGAGCATAGTAGACTCGGTCATAGCTAATGCAATCTCTCTTGTGTCAGACGTATCCCAAGGTTTGGATATAAAAGATCGGGAGAGTATATCTGTATTATTTTTGGAG TTAGTTGATCTTTGTGGTTCTATCTCTGAGATAAATATGGCATGGAGTCGTCACATCAAATTGTTTCCTCACTTCATAAGGACCAATGCCTCGAGTTCACTTAACAGCTTTACTGAACAAAGGAGAAACATTTCCTATGTCTTAGTTAATCAGCCATCAAAAGGACCAAGCTCTGGCCATTTGATCCAGCTGTCCAAAGGAGAGGAGGCGCATCTACTGCCACTTAAAGATGGTAAGCGACCAGACCAGCTTTCTGCAGAGCCGTCTTTAGCTGTAGATAATGACAAAGGTACGACTGGTAAACAGGAACAGCTATCTTCCAAAATGGAAGATCTATCTGGTGGAGATGGCTCTGGGAAAAATGAGTTATCTCTTAAACCTGTTGATAAATCAAAGGATGATTCATCGATGCCAATGGAACTAAGTCATGATCCGTCACAGCAGAGGAGAGAAGATTTGCCTGGACCAATGGACTTCTCTTATGAATCTGTACCTCAATCTGGAGATGATGCATCCAAGTCTCCTGGGCCAGTTCTGGACTTTAAAGAGTCCTCAGGGCCCCTTTCTGTTTTAGAAGCCTCAGAAAATATCCATCAAGATCAGGATGTTGAACATGAACAGCTACCGATGCCGGTTTCTTTGGAGAATCTTTCCTTGGTTTCTGAGAAAAAGGAATCTCAGGGCTTTGCCTCCATGCACTCTGATGGTCTTGGAAGTGGTGAACGAATTCCCTCATCAAGCACGGGCAGACCACAAGATCCTATACTTGATGGAGATGGACCAGCTAGTTGTTCATCTCCAGCAACATGTCTATTTTCCACAACAGCAGAAACGCATCCAGGTCCTGTTACTGCTGAAAGTTCACAGCAGATAAATGATATAGTCGCAGTTCCTGAATGTGGTAGTTCAAAGGTGCCTGCAGGATATGATCAGCAACAGGAGCTACAACGAGCTGCTTCACAAGAACCGCACTTGCTTAATTCTCAGGGTGATCCACAGATACAACAGGTCCTGGAAAAGGCTACTATGCAGTGTCAATCAGGTACTTCTCAGGGGAATATCTCAGGTAACCAATGCTGGCCATTGAATAATATGCCACAGCAGATCTCCATGTCTGGACACCATCCCCAGGTGTCTTCTTCACCTGTTTCTTATTCTCAACCAAGTACACCTCAACATTCTGTGCACAATAGCCAGCAAATTGGGCCCAATCCCCATCACGAAGCATTGAATCAAACATCACAGGACATCTCCCTATCTGAAAACCACCCTCAAGTCTCTTCCTCACATGTTTCTTATTCTCAACCAAGTACGCCGCACCATTCTGCGCAGAATAGCCAGCAAATTGGGCCCTCACACCACCAAGAAGCATCGAGTCAAACGTCACAACACCATTACCAGCAGCAGCATCTTTTGCACGGACAGTATCAGCAGCAGCTGCTTATTCAGCAACAGCAGCATCTTTTGCACGGACAGTATCAGCAGCAGCTGCTTATTCAGCAACAGCAGCAAACCCTTCTATCACAACAGCAACAGTATTTCCAGAAAATTCAGCCTTTACCACAACAGCAATTTCTCCTGCACCAGCTACAGTATTTACCGCAGTCACAGCAAGTATGGCAACAGCAAGTACAACAGATGCAACCACATGAACCCCAGCAAACTCAGGAGCACTATCCGCAAGCACAGGAACAGCAGCTACAGCAATATCGCCAGTCACAAGAACTTGCATACCAGATGCAACAACATGGTTATCAACTACTCTTGCACCAGTACCAAGTACGTCAACAAGGATATCAAAGTATGCAGCAACAACAATGGCAACAACAGGGACATTTCCAATTACAGGAATACAGTCACCTGCAACAGCAGCAATATCATCATCTGGAGCAGCAAACAGATGAGGAATACAATCAAACCCATCAG GACCAACAGGTGGCGGTTCAACATTCTTCGGGAACTCCTCCTGAATCAGAATCACCAGAAATTTCAAGGCAACCACATTCGGTAGAAAGATCTAGATATTCTGTATCCCCTTATAGGCGGGCCCCTGCTCATGGAATATCACCTTCACATAGTAATGGCACATTGGCATCAGAGGCTTCTCCATTTTCGAGGACAAATTCTTCCCGAGAGAAGTGA
- the LOC107764294 gene encoding uncharacterized protein LOC107764294 isoform X2, whose protein sequence is MASFVEVHHERLNEMISGGSQDLDSWNSLISEIEKTYHDDRNTICLAFDSFLSKFPLCHWNWRKYAYHEARLCNAEKAVEIFEHAVESTPFSVGLWVDYCTFAMSFFEDPSDIRRLFTKGISLVGKDYFCHVLWDKYMSFELSQEQWGFLALVYVQALRFPTKKLHKYYENFKKFVTNLEEGILHLSDDSGGVQLKELSDATILLSNGEIAQVVKDIQDPSDDSVRLKALYKYKYGGNQLYQEACQLENKIRCFESNIQRRYFQATPLDSDELKNWHDYLDFIEKQEDFDWALKLYERCLISCANYPEFWMRYVDFVETKGGRELAMFALERATQVFSKNVPEIHLFTARYMEQIGDPDGARASFPPIIIDWESYFIQNVTNRANMEKRLGNCSAACDIYERAIKMAVEEQKLQCLPMLYISYYRLKHMITASVEAARDVIIDGIKRIPGCKLLYEELIRFSMAHEGTKQLSIVDSVIANAISLVSDVSQGLDIKDRESISVLFLELVDLCGSISEINMAWSRHIKLFPHFIRTNASSSLNSFTEQRRNISYVLVNQPSKGPSSGHLIQLSKGEEAHLLPLKDGKRPDQLSAEPSLAVDNDKGTTGKQEQLSSKMEDLSGGDGSGKNELSLKPVDKSKDDSSMPMELSHDPSQQRREDLPGPMDFSYESVPQSGDDASKSPGPVLDFKESSGPLSVLEASENIHQDQDVEHEQLPMPVSLENLSLVSEKKESQGFASMHSDGLGSGERIPSSSTGRPQDPILDGDGPASCSSPATCLFSTTAETHPGPVTAESSQQINDIVAVPECGSSKVPAGYDQQQELQRAASQEPHLLNSQGDPQIQQVLEKATMQCQSGTSQGNISGNQCWPLNNMPQQISMSGHHPQVSSSPVSYSQPSTPQHSVHNSQQIGPNPHHEALNQTSQDISLSENHPQVSSSHVSYSQPSTPHHSAQNSQQIGPSHHQEASSQTSQHHYQQQHLLHGQYQQQLLIQQQQHLLHGQYQQQLLIQQQQQTLLSQQQQYFQKIQPLPQQQFLLHQLQYLPQSQQVWQQQVQQMQPHEPQQTQEHYPQAQEQQLQQYRQSQELAYQMQQHGYQLLLHQYQVRQQGYQSMQQQQWQQQGHFQLQEYSHLQQQQYHHLEQQTDEEYNQTHQDQQVAVQHSSGTPPESESPEISRQPHSVERSRYSVSPYRRAPAHGISPSHSNGTLASEASPFSRTNSSREK, encoded by the exons ATGGCTTCTTTTGTTGAAGTTCATCATGAAAGACTTAACGAGATGATTTCTGGAGGGTCACAAGACCTTGATTCTTGGAACTCACTGATATCAGAGATTGAGAAAACCTACCAT GATGACAGAAATACAATTTGTTTGGCTTTTGACTCCTTTTTGTCTAAGTTTCCACTGTGCCACTGGAATTGGAGAAAATATGCTTATCACGAGGCACGGCTGTGTAATGCTGAAAAAGCTGTTGAAATCTTTGAGCATGCTGTGGAATCAACACCATTTTCTGTTGGTCTGTGGGTTGACTATTGTACCTTTGCCATGAGTTTCTTCGAGGATCCATCTGACATTCGTAG GTTGTTTACCAAAGGAATCTCCCTTGTTGGGAAGGACTACTTCTGTCATGTGTTATGGGACAAGTATATGTCCTTTGAGTTATCGCAGGAGCAGTGGGGTTTCCTTGCTCTTGTTTATGTACAGGCTCTACGCTTCCCCACAAAGAAGTTGCATAAGTACTATGAGAA CTTTAAGAAGTTTGTAACCAATTTAGAAGAGGGGATTCTACATCTCAGTGATGACAGCGGCGGGGTACAACTAAAAGAGCTTTCAGATGCAACAATTCTGTTATCAAATGGAGAAATTGCTCAAGTTGTTAAGGACATCCAGGATCCTAGTGATGATTCAGTCAGGTTGAAAGCGCTGTATAAGTACAAATACGGTGGAAATCAGCTATACCAAGAAGCATGCCAACTAGAGAACAAAATTAGATGTTTTGAATCAAACATCCAGAGGCGATATTTCCAGGCAACTCCTCTTGACAGCGATGAGCTGAAGAACTGGCATGATTATCTCGACTTCATCGAAAAGCAAGAAGATTTTGATTGG GCCCTAAAACTTTATGAGAGGTGCTTGATATCCTGTGCCAACTACCCTGAGTTCTGGATGCGTTATGTGGATTTCGTGGAGACTAAGGGAGGACGGGAGCTAGCAATGTTTGCTTTAGAACGAGCAACACAAGTTTTCTCGAAG AATGTTCCAGAAATCCATCTTTTTACTGCCAGATATATGGAGCAAATTGGGGATCCAGATGGTGCTCGCGCTTCCTTTCCTCCTATTATTATAGATTGGGAGTCCTATTTCATTCAAAATGTTACTAATCGAGCAAATATGGAAAAACGTCTG GGGAATTGCTCAGCTGCTTGTGATATTTACGAAAGAGCAATTAAAATGGCAGTGGAGGAGCAGAAATTGCAATGCCTTCCTATGCTATACATTTCTTATTATCGTCTCAAACACATG ATCACTGCTAGTGTGGAGGCTGCGAGAGATGTAATAATTGATGGAATAAAGCGTATCCCTGGTTGCAAACTTCTTTATGAG GAATTGATAAGATTCTCAATGGCACATGAAGGAACTAAGCAATTGAGCATAGTAGACTCGGTCATAGCTAATGCAATCTCTCTTGTGTCAGACGTATCCCAAGGTTTGGATATAAAAGATCGGGAGAGTATATCTGTATTATTTTTGGAG TTAGTTGATCTTTGTGGTTCTATCTCTGAGATAAATATGGCATGGAGTCGTCACATCAAATTGTTTCCTCACTTCATAAGGACCAATGCCTCGAGTTCACTTAACAGCTTTACTGAACAAAGGAGAAACATTTCCTATGTCTTAGTTAATCAGCCATCAAAAGGACCAAGCTCTGGCCATTTGATCCAGCTGTCCAAAGGAGAGGAGGCGCATCTACTGCCACTTAAAGATGGTAAGCGACCAGACCAGCTTTCTGCAGAGCCGTCTTTAGCTGTAGATAATGACAAAGGTACGACTGGTAAACAGGAACAGCTATCTTCCAAAATGGAAGATCTATCTGGTGGAGATGGCTCTGGGAAAAATGAGTTATCTCTTAAACCTGTTGATAAATCAAAGGATGATTCATCGATGCCAATGGAACTAAGTCATGATCCGTCACAGCAGAGGAGAGAAGATTTGCCTGGACCAATGGACTTCTCTTATGAATCTGTACCTCAATCTGGAGATGATGCATCCAAGTCTCCTGGGCCAGTTCTGGACTTTAAAGAGTCCTCAGGGCCCCTTTCTGTTTTAGAAGCCTCAGAAAATATCCATCAAGATCAGGATGTTGAACATGAACAGCTACCGATGCCGGTTTCTTTGGAGAATCTTTCCTTGGTTTCTGAGAAAAAGGAATCTCAGGGCTTTGCCTCCATGCACTCTGATGGTCTTGGAAGTGGTGAACGAATTCCCTCATCAAGCACGGGCAGACCACAAGATCCTATACTTGATGGAGATGGACCAGCTAGTTGTTCATCTCCAGCAACATGTCTATTTTCCACAACAGCAGAAACGCATCCAGGTCCTGTTACTGCTGAAAGTTCACAGCAGATAAATGATATAGTCGCAGTTCCTGAATGTGGTAGTTCAAAGGTGCCTGCAGGATATGATCAGCAACAGGAGCTACAACGAGCTGCTTCACAAGAACCGCACTTGCTTAATTCTCAGGGTGATCCACAGATACAACAGGTCCTGGAAAAGGCTACTATGCAGTGTCAATCAGGTACTTCTCAGGGGAATATCTCAGGTAACCAATGCTGGCCATTGAATAATATGCCACAGCAGATCTCCATGTCTGGACACCATCCCCAGGTGTCTTCTTCACCTGTTTCTTATTCTCAACCAAGTACACCTCAACATTCTGTGCACAATAGCCAGCAAATTGGGCCCAATCCCCATCACGAAGCATTGAATCAAACATCACAGGACATCTCCCTATCTGAAAACCACCCTCAAGTCTCTTCCTCACATGTTTCTTATTCTCAACCAAGTACGCCGCACCATTCTGCGCAGAATAGCCAGCAAATTGGGCCCTCACACCACCAAGAAGCATCGAGTCAAACGTCACAACACCATTACCAGCAGCAGCATCTTTTGCACGGACAGTATCAGCAGCAGCTGCTTATTCAGCAACAGCAGCATCTTTTGCACGGACAGTATCAGCAGCAGCTGCTTATTCAGCAACAGCAGCAAACCCTTCTATCACAACAGCAACAGTATTTCCAGAAAATTCAGCCTTTACCACAACAGCAATTTCTCCTGCACCAGCTACAGTATTTACCGCAGTCACAGCAAGTATGGCAACAGCAAGTACAACAGATGCAACCACATGAACCCCAGCAAACTCAGGAGCACTATCCGCAAGCACAGGAACAGCAGCTACAGCAATATCGCCAGTCACAAGAACTTGCATACCAGATGCAACAACATGGTTATCAACTACTCTTGCACCAGTACCAAGTACGTCAACAAGGATATCAAAGTATGCAGCAACAACAATGGCAACAACAGGGACATTTCCAATTACAGGAATACAGTCACCTGCAACAGCAGCAATATCATCATCTGGAGCAGCAAACAGATGAGGAATACAATCAAACCCATCAG GACCAACAGGTGGCGGTTCAACATTCTTCGGGAACTCCTCCTGAATCAGAATCACCAGAAATTTCAAGGCAACCACATTCGGTAGAAAGATCTAGATATTCTGTATCCCCTTATAGGCGGGCCCCTGCTCATGGAATATCACCTTCACATAGTAATGGCACATTGGCATCAGAGGCTTCTCCATTTTCGAGGACAAATTCTTCCCGAGAGAAGTGA
- the LOC107764294 gene encoding uncharacterized protein LOC107764294 isoform X4 encodes MDWITPKRSICMIKSFKKFVTNLEEGILHLSDDSGGVQLKELSDATILLSNGEIAQVVKDIQDPSDDSVRLKALYKYKYGGNQLYQEACQLENKIRCFESNIQRRYFQATPLDSDELKNWHDYLDFIEKQEDFDWALKLYERCLISCANYPEFWMRYVDFVETKGGRELAMFALERATQVFSKNVPEIHLFTARYMEQIGDPDGARASFPPIIIDWESYFIQNVTNRANMEKRLGNCSAACDIYERAIKMAVEEQKLQCLPMLYISYYRLKHMITASVEAARDVIIDGIKRIPGCKLLYEELIRFSMAHEGTKQLSIVDSVIANAISLVSDVSQGLDIKDRESISVLFLELVDLCGSISEINMAWSRHIKLFPHFIRTNASSSLNSFTEQRRNISYVLVNQPSKGPSSGHLIQLSKGEEAHLLPLKDGKRPDQLSAEPSLAVDNDKGTTGKQEQLSSKMEDLSGGDGSGKNELSLKPVDKSKDDSSMPMELSHDPSQQRREDLPGPMDFSYESVPQSGDDASKSPGPVLDFKESSGPLSVLEASENIHQDQDVEHEQLPMPVSLENLSLVSEKKESQGFASMHSDGLGSGERIPSSSTGRPQDPILDGDGPASCSSPATCLFSTTAETHPGPVTAESSQQINDIVAVPECGSSKVPAGYDQQQELQRAASQEPHLLNSQGDPQIQQVLEKATMQCQSGTSQGNISGNQCWPLNNMPQQISMSGHHPQVSSSPVSYSQPSTPQHSVHNSQQIGPNPHHEALNQTSQDISLSENHPQVSSSHVSYSQPSTPHHSAQNSQQIGPSHHQEASSQTSQHHYQQQHLLHGQYQQQLLIQQQQHLLHGQYQQQLLIQQQQQTLLSQQQQYFQKIQPLPQQQFLLHQLQYLPQSQQVWQQQVQQMQPHEPQQTQEHYPQAQEQQLQQYRQSQELAYQMQQHGYQLLLHQYQVRQQGYQSMQQQQWQQQGHFQLQEYSHLQQQQYHHLEQQTDEEYNQTHQDQQVAVQHSSGTPPESESPEISRQPHSVERSRYSVSPYRRAPAHGISPSHSNGTLASEASPFSRTNSSREK; translated from the exons ATGGATTGGATTACTCCAAAGAGAAGTATCTGTATGATTAAAAG CTTTAAGAAGTTTGTAACCAATTTAGAAGAGGGGATTCTACATCTCAGTGATGACAGCGGCGGGGTACAACTAAAAGAGCTTTCAGATGCAACAATTCTGTTATCAAATGGAGAAATTGCTCAAGTTGTTAAGGACATCCAGGATCCTAGTGATGATTCAGTCAGGTTGAAAGCGCTGTATAAGTACAAATACGGTGGAAATCAGCTATACCAAGAAGCATGCCAACTAGAGAACAAAATTAGATGTTTTGAATCAAACATCCAGAGGCGATATTTCCAGGCAACTCCTCTTGACAGCGATGAGCTGAAGAACTGGCATGATTATCTCGACTTCATCGAAAAGCAAGAAGATTTTGATTGG GCCCTAAAACTTTATGAGAGGTGCTTGATATCCTGTGCCAACTACCCTGAGTTCTGGATGCGTTATGTGGATTTCGTGGAGACTAAGGGAGGACGGGAGCTAGCAATGTTTGCTTTAGAACGAGCAACACAAGTTTTCTCGAAG AATGTTCCAGAAATCCATCTTTTTACTGCCAGATATATGGAGCAAATTGGGGATCCAGATGGTGCTCGCGCTTCCTTTCCTCCTATTATTATAGATTGGGAGTCCTATTTCATTCAAAATGTTACTAATCGAGCAAATATGGAAAAACGTCTG GGGAATTGCTCAGCTGCTTGTGATATTTACGAAAGAGCAATTAAAATGGCAGTGGAGGAGCAGAAATTGCAATGCCTTCCTATGCTATACATTTCTTATTATCGTCTCAAACACATG ATCACTGCTAGTGTGGAGGCTGCGAGAGATGTAATAATTGATGGAATAAAGCGTATCCCTGGTTGCAAACTTCTTTATGAG GAATTGATAAGATTCTCAATGGCACATGAAGGAACTAAGCAATTGAGCATAGTAGACTCGGTCATAGCTAATGCAATCTCTCTTGTGTCAGACGTATCCCAAGGTTTGGATATAAAAGATCGGGAGAGTATATCTGTATTATTTTTGGAG TTAGTTGATCTTTGTGGTTCTATCTCTGAGATAAATATGGCATGGAGTCGTCACATCAAATTGTTTCCTCACTTCATAAGGACCAATGCCTCGAGTTCACTTAACAGCTTTACTGAACAAAGGAGAAACATTTCCTATGTCTTAGTTAATCAGCCATCAAAAGGACCAAGCTCTGGCCATTTGATCCAGCTGTCCAAAGGAGAGGAGGCGCATCTACTGCCACTTAAAGATGGTAAGCGACCAGACCAGCTTTCTGCAGAGCCGTCTTTAGCTGTAGATAATGACAAAGGTACGACTGGTAAACAGGAACAGCTATCTTCCAAAATGGAAGATCTATCTGGTGGAGATGGCTCTGGGAAAAATGAGTTATCTCTTAAACCTGTTGATAAATCAAAGGATGATTCATCGATGCCAATGGAACTAAGTCATGATCCGTCACAGCAGAGGAGAGAAGATTTGCCTGGACCAATGGACTTCTCTTATGAATCTGTACCTCAATCTGGAGATGATGCATCCAAGTCTCCTGGGCCAGTTCTGGACTTTAAAGAGTCCTCAGGGCCCCTTTCTGTTTTAGAAGCCTCAGAAAATATCCATCAAGATCAGGATGTTGAACATGAACAGCTACCGATGCCGGTTTCTTTGGAGAATCTTTCCTTGGTTTCTGAGAAAAAGGAATCTCAGGGCTTTGCCTCCATGCACTCTGATGGTCTTGGAAGTGGTGAACGAATTCCCTCATCAAGCACGGGCAGACCACAAGATCCTATACTTGATGGAGATGGACCAGCTAGTTGTTCATCTCCAGCAACATGTCTATTTTCCACAACAGCAGAAACGCATCCAGGTCCTGTTACTGCTGAAAGTTCACAGCAGATAAATGATATAGTCGCAGTTCCTGAATGTGGTAGTTCAAAGGTGCCTGCAGGATATGATCAGCAACAGGAGCTACAACGAGCTGCTTCACAAGAACCGCACTTGCTTAATTCTCAGGGTGATCCACAGATACAACAGGTCCTGGAAAAGGCTACTATGCAGTGTCAATCAGGTACTTCTCAGGGGAATATCTCAGGTAACCAATGCTGGCCATTGAATAATATGCCACAGCAGATCTCCATGTCTGGACACCATCCCCAGGTGTCTTCTTCACCTGTTTCTTATTCTCAACCAAGTACACCTCAACATTCTGTGCACAATAGCCAGCAAATTGGGCCCAATCCCCATCACGAAGCATTGAATCAAACATCACAGGACATCTCCCTATCTGAAAACCACCCTCAAGTCTCTTCCTCACATGTTTCTTATTCTCAACCAAGTACGCCGCACCATTCTGCGCAGAATAGCCAGCAAATTGGGCCCTCACACCACCAAGAAGCATCGAGTCAAACGTCACAACACCATTACCAGCAGCAGCATCTTTTGCACGGACAGTATCAGCAGCAGCTGCTTATTCAGCAACAGCAGCATCTTTTGCACGGACAGTATCAGCAGCAGCTGCTTATTCAGCAACAGCAGCAAACCCTTCTATCACAACAGCAACAGTATTTCCAGAAAATTCAGCCTTTACCACAACAGCAATTTCTCCTGCACCAGCTACAGTATTTACCGCAGTCACAGCAAGTATGGCAACAGCAAGTACAACAGATGCAACCACATGAACCCCAGCAAACTCAGGAGCACTATCCGCAAGCACAGGAACAGCAGCTACAGCAATATCGCCAGTCACAAGAACTTGCATACCAGATGCAACAACATGGTTATCAACTACTCTTGCACCAGTACCAAGTACGTCAACAAGGATATCAAAGTATGCAGCAACAACAATGGCAACAACAGGGACATTTCCAATTACAGGAATACAGTCACCTGCAACAGCAGCAATATCATCATCTGGAGCAGCAAACAGATGAGGAATACAATCAAACCCATCAG GACCAACAGGTGGCGGTTCAACATTCTTCGGGAACTCCTCCTGAATCAGAATCACCAGAAATTTCAAGGCAACCACATTCGGTAGAAAGATCTAGATATTCTGTATCCCCTTATAGGCGGGCCCCTGCTCATGGAATATCACCTTCACATAGTAATGGCACATTGGCATCAGAGGCTTCTCCATTTTCGAGGACAAATTCTTCCCGAGAGAAGTGA